A window of Polaromonas hydrogenivorans contains these coding sequences:
- a CDS encoding CDP-6-deoxy-delta-3,4-glucoseen reductase: MSFNVSILPSGRSFTANAGEPLLAAAIRQGIGLPYGCKDGACGSCKCKKLEGTVAHGAHQLKALSAEEQASGFILTCCAVAQSDVVLESRQVTDESAFPVRKMPVRVTSMTRASPDVMVIRLQLPASDMLKYHAGQYVEFLLRDGDRRSYSMANAPYTQVETPGVELHIRHMPGGKFTDHVFGAMKEKEIQRIEGPYGSFFLREDSDKPLVLLASGTGFAPLKALIEHMQYKNITRPAVLYWGGRRPADLYMHDWMLAKVAEMPSLRYIPVISNALPEDGWTGRTGFVHKAVLEDVSDLSGHQVYACGAPIVVESARDEYSAVAGLPTEEFFADPFTSEADKAKAA, encoded by the coding sequence ATGAGTTTCAACGTAAGCATTCTGCCCAGCGGCCGCAGCTTTACCGCCAACGCCGGCGAGCCCTTGCTGGCCGCCGCCATTCGCCAGGGCATCGGCCTCCCCTACGGCTGCAAGGACGGGGCCTGCGGTTCGTGCAAATGCAAAAAGCTCGAAGGCACGGTGGCCCACGGCGCCCACCAGCTCAAAGCCCTGTCGGCCGAAGAGCAAGCCAGCGGCTTCATCCTGACCTGCTGCGCCGTGGCGCAGTCCGACGTGGTGCTCGAATCGCGCCAGGTGACCGACGAAAGCGCGTTTCCGGTCCGGAAAATGCCGGTGCGCGTGACCAGCATGACGCGCGCCTCGCCCGACGTGATGGTCATTCGCCTGCAGCTTCCCGCCAGCGACATGCTGAAATACCACGCCGGCCAGTACGTCGAGTTTTTGCTGCGTGATGGCGACCGGCGTTCGTATTCGATGGCCAATGCGCCCTATACCCAGGTCGAGACGCCGGGCGTGGAGTTGCACATTCGCCACATGCCGGGCGGCAAATTCACCGACCACGTCTTTGGCGCAATGAAGGAAAAGGAAATCCAGCGCATTGAAGGGCCTTACGGCAGCTTCTTCCTGCGCGAAGACAGCGACAAGCCGCTGGTGCTGCTGGCCTCGGGCACCGGCTTTGCGCCCCTCAAGGCGCTGATCGAGCACATGCAGTACAAGAACATCACGCGCCCCGCCGTGCTGTACTGGGGCGGACGCCGCCCGGCCGACCTGTACATGCACGACTGGATGCTGGCCAAGGTGGCAGAAATGCCAAGCCTGCGTTACATCCCGGTGATTTCCAACGCCCTGCCGGAAGACGGCTGGACCGGCCGGACAGGCTTTGTCCACAAAGCCGTGCTCGAAGATGTTTCCGACCTGTCGGGCCATCAGGTCTATGCCTGCGGCGCGCCGATTGTGGTGGAGTCGGCGCGTGACGAGTACAG